One segment of Paraburkholderia bonniea DNA contains the following:
- a CDS encoding PilN domain-containing protein, with product MNLMRLRIAGSAGSGAAGTVGAVGVPRVRRRPDLPSMWVGGFNLLPYRQRDQRRSRKRCLAQGLVAFAAGCAAVLALAVWQTVEQRRDEARRVALDDALAQLALPLREHTRLMQEAAAQRQRAVQSVAHSVPLVRLRTLLDAMGRASVEGVSVVQVQMREHDAKVYATALGHLPAAAWLKKLSALPGVKSVEMSELRRVNGRAQDAATTDAAMVQLTARLRWDMPASSGTARPANGGLRGAP from the coding sequence ATGAACCTGATGCGCTTGCGTATTGCTGGATCTGCTGGATCTGGAGCAGCCGGAACGGTTGGTGCCGTGGGTGTTCCCCGGGTACGACGGCGGCCGGACTTGCCGTCGATGTGGGTCGGCGGCTTCAATTTGCTGCCTTATCGCCAGCGCGACCAGCGACGTAGCCGCAAGCGTTGCCTGGCTCAAGGGCTGGTAGCGTTTGCAGCCGGGTGTGCCGCCGTGCTGGCGCTGGCAGTCTGGCAGACCGTTGAGCAGCGCCGGGATGAAGCGCGGCGGGTGGCGCTCGACGATGCGCTGGCACAACTGGCGCTGCCTTTGCGTGAACACACACGGTTGATGCAGGAGGCGGCGGCCCAGCGTCAGCGCGCGGTGCAATCCGTGGCGCATTCAGTGCCCCTGGTGCGTTTGCGCACGTTGCTGGATGCGATGGGACGAGCTTCGGTGGAGGGCGTGAGCGTGGTTCAAGTGCAAATGCGCGAGCACGATGCCAAGGTCTATGCCACGGCGTTGGGGCATCTGCCGGCGGCCGCGTGGCTGAAAAAACTTTCGGCTTTGCCTGGCGTGAAGAGCGTTGAGATGAGCGAATTGCGCCGCGTGAATGGCCGCGCTCAGGATGCAGCAACGACGGACGCCGCAATGGTGCAGCTCACTGCCCGGTTGCGCTGGGACATGCCAGCTTCTTCTGGCACAGCCCGGCCCGCGAACGGTGGCTTGCGAGGTGCGCCATGA